A single region of the Lycium barbarum isolate Lr01 chromosome 2, ASM1917538v2, whole genome shotgun sequence genome encodes:
- the LOC132626502 gene encoding uncharacterized protein LOC132626502 isoform X1, with protein sequence MMLCGAIRTEIQTWTRDYDRIQSLAVILIYIQIGCALIGSLGALYNGVSLINLGIGLFALVAIESSSQSLGRTYAVLLFSAILVDVSWFILFASEIWNISSGIYGTFVIFSVKLTLSMQIIGFCVRLSSSLLWIQMYRLGVSHIECAVPREADSDMRNSFLNPATPITRQPSNSDDALGGSVYDPAYYTSLFEDGKDEMYFCRGSQNNGSVTGSPSTAKTIQFKRSMSRSIRITDDDCAARSPQYV encoded by the exons atgatgcttTGTGGTGCAATTAGGACAGAGATACAGACGTGGACACGTGATTATGACAGGATTCAATCACTTGCAGTTATATTAATCTATATTCAGATTGGTTGTGCACTTATTGGATCTCTTGGCGCATTATATAATGGTGTTTCTTTAATCAATTTGGGTATTGGGTTGTTTGCATTGGTTGCTATTGAGAGTAGTAGTCAGAGTCTTGGTAGAACTTATGCTGTGCTTCTTTTCTCTGCGATTTTGGTGGATGTTTCTTGGTTCATTCTTTTTGCATCAGAAATCTG GAATATTTCGTCTGGGATTTATGGAACCTTTGTTATCTTCTCGGTGAAACTCACTCTCTCCATGCAAATTATTGGGTTTTGTGTGAGATTATCATCTTCACTATTGTGGATTCAAATGTATAGGTTGGGTGTTTCTCATATAGAGTGCGCAGTTCCCCGAGAAGCAGATAGTGATATGAGAAACAGTTTTCTCAATCCTGCAACTCCTATAACTAGACAGCCATCCAATTCTGATGATGCTCTAGGTGGTTCTGTATATGATCCTGCATATTATACCTCCTTGTTCGAAGACGGTAAAGACGAAATGTATTTTTGCAGG GGTAGTCAAAATAATGGCAGTGTGACGGGATCACCTTCTACGGCGAAAACAATTCAATTTAAGCGATCAATGAGCAGATCTATCCGCATCACTGAC GATGACTGTGCTGCAAGAAGTCCCCAGTATGTTTGA
- the LOC132626502 gene encoding uncharacterized protein LOC132626502 isoform X2, which translates to MMLCGAIRTEIQTWTRDYDRIQSLAVILIYIQIGCALIGSLGALYNGVSLINLGIGLFALVAIESSSQSLGRTYAVLLFSAILVDVSWFILFASEIWNISSGIYGTFVIFSVKLTLSMQIIGFCVRLSSSLLWIQMYRLGVSHIECAVPREADSDMRNSFLNPATPITRQPSNSDDALGGSVYDPAYYTSLFEDGKDEMYFCRDDCAARSPQYV; encoded by the exons atgatgcttTGTGGTGCAATTAGGACAGAGATACAGACGTGGACACGTGATTATGACAGGATTCAATCACTTGCAGTTATATTAATCTATATTCAGATTGGTTGTGCACTTATTGGATCTCTTGGCGCATTATATAATGGTGTTTCTTTAATCAATTTGGGTATTGGGTTGTTTGCATTGGTTGCTATTGAGAGTAGTAGTCAGAGTCTTGGTAGAACTTATGCTGTGCTTCTTTTCTCTGCGATTTTGGTGGATGTTTCTTGGTTCATTCTTTTTGCATCAGAAATCTG GAATATTTCGTCTGGGATTTATGGAACCTTTGTTATCTTCTCGGTGAAACTCACTCTCTCCATGCAAATTATTGGGTTTTGTGTGAGATTATCATCTTCACTATTGTGGATTCAAATGTATAGGTTGGGTGTTTCTCATATAGAGTGCGCAGTTCCCCGAGAAGCAGATAGTGATATGAGAAACAGTTTTCTCAATCCTGCAACTCCTATAACTAGACAGCCATCCAATTCTGATGATGCTCTAGGTGGTTCTGTATATGATCCTGCATATTATACCTCCTTGTTCGAAGACGGTAAAGACGAAATGTATTTTTGCAGG GATGACTGTGCTGCAAGAAGTCCCCAGTATGTTTGA